A part of Aegilops tauschii subsp. strangulata cultivar AL8/78 chromosome 2, Aet v6.0, whole genome shotgun sequence genomic DNA contains:
- the LOC109731841 gene encoding uncharacterized protein yields MGLFRAASGLARVALRRSLSRAPASPFAGPAPRYFHSTLPRRYAAPEPRAVPLSRLTDSFLDGTSSVYLEELQRAWEADPTSVDESWDNFFRNFVGQAATSPGISGQTIQESMRLLLLVRAYQVSGHMKAKLDPLGLEQRPVPDVLDPAFYGFSESDLDREFFLGVWRMAGFLSENRPVQTLRSVLGRLEQAYCGTIGYEYMHIPDREKCNWLRERIETVNPREYTYDRRQVMLDRLIWSTQFENFLAQKWTTAKRFGLEGAETLIPGMKEMFDRAADLGVESIVIGMPHRGRLNVLGNVVRKPLRQIFSEFSGGTKPVNEGEGLYTGTGDVKYHLGTSYDRPTRGGKHIHLSLVANPSHLEAVDPVVAGKTRAKQYYSNDLDRTKNLGVLLHGDGSFSGQGVVYETLHLSALPNYTTGGTIHLVVNNQVAFTTDPMSGRSSQYCTDVAKALDAPIFHVNGDDLEAVVHTCELAAEWRQTFHSDVVVDIVCYRRFGHNEIDEPSFTQPKMYKVIRNHPSALEIYQNQLLESGKISKEDIDKIHKKVSTILNEEFKKSKDDIPNKRDWLSAYWTGFKSPEQISRIRNTGVKPEILKRVGEAMTTLPETFKPHRAVKKIFDLRRQMIETGEGIDWAVGEALAFATLIIEGNHVRLSGQDVERGTFSHRHSVIHDQETGEQYCPLDNLVMNQNEELFTVSNSSLSEFAVLGFELGYSMENPNSLVLWEAQFGDFSNGAQVIFDQFISSGEAKWLRQTGLVVCLPHGYDGQGPEHSSARMERFLQMSDDNPYVIPEMDPTLRKQIQECNWQVVNVTTPANYFHVLRRQIHRDFRKPLIVMSPKNLLRHKDCKSSLSEFDDLAGHPGFDKQGTRFKRLIKDRNDHKDLEEGIRRLVLCSGKVYYELDEERKKSDSNDVAICRVEQLCPFPYDLIQRELKRYPNAEIVWCQEEPMNMGAYTYINPRLLTAMRALGRGSIDDIKYVGRAPSAATATGFYTVHVQEQTELVKKALQRDPIKSPL; encoded by the exons ATGGGGTTGTTCCGGGCCGCGTCGGGTTTAGCCCGGGTGGCGCTGCGGAGGAGCCTGTCGCGCGCTCCGGCGAGCCCGTTCGCCGGCCCCGCGCCGCGGTACTTCCACTCGACGCTCCCCCGGCGGTACGCGGCGCCTGAGCCCCGCGCCGTGCCGCTCTCGCGCCTCACCGACAGCTTCCTCGATGGCACCAGCAGCGTGTACCTCGAGGAGCTGCAGCGGGCGTGGGAGGCGGACCCGACCTCCGTCGACGAGTCCTGGGACAACTTCTTCCGGAACTTTGTCGGGCAGGCCGCCACGTCCCCCGGCATATCCGGCCAGACGATCCAGGAGAGCATGAGGCTGCTGCTGCTCGTGCGCGCGTACCAGGTGAGCGGCCACATGAAGGCCAAGCTCGATCCTCTCGGGCTGGAGCAGCGCCCGGTTCCGGATGTCCTGGACCCGGCGTTCTACGGCTTCTCTGAGTCTGATTTGGATCGGGAGTTCTTCCTCGGGGTGTGGAGGATGGCTGGGTTCTTGTCGGAGAATCGGCCTGTGCAGACACTTCGTTCTGTGTTGGGACGCCTGGAGCAGGCCTACTGTGGCACCATTGGTTACGAGTACATGCACATACCTGACCGCGAAAAGTGCAACTGGCTGAGGGAGAGGATCGAGACAGTTAACCCAAGGGAGTACACCTATGATCGTCGCCAGGTCATGCTCGACAGGCTCATCTGGAGTACGCAGTTTGAGAATTTCCTGGCACAGAAGTGGACCACTGCAAAGCGTTTCGGCCTGGAAGGTGCAGAGACACTGATTCCTGGTATGAAGGAGATGTTTGACAGGGCAGCTGATCTTGGTGTAGAGAGCATTGTCATTGGGATGCCACACAGAGGCAGGCTCAATGTCTTGGGAAACGTCGTACGTAAGCCCTTGCGACAGATCTTCAGCGAGTTTAGTGGTGGTACCAAGCCTGTCAATGAGGGGGAGGGTTTGTATACAGGGACAGGCGATGTCAAGTACCATCTAGGAACTTCATATGATAGGCCTACCAGAGGTGGGAAACATATCCATCTATCGTTGGTTGCAAATCCAAGTCATTTGGAAGCAGTCGATCCTGTTGTTGCTGGGAAGACCAGAGCAAAGCAGTACTATTCCAATGATCTTGACAGGACCAAGAATCTAGGGGTGCTATTGCATGGTGATGGAAGCTTCTCAGGGCAGGGTGTTGTGTATGAGACCCTGCATCTGAGTGCACTTCCAAACTACACCACCGGTGGAACAATTCATCTTGTGGTCAATAATCAGGTTGCATTCACTACTGATCCGATGTCAGGGAGATCTTCACAGTATTGTACAGATGTAGCCAAAGCATTGGATGCTCCAATTTTCCATGTGAACGGTGACGACTTGGAGGCTGTGGTTCATACTTGTGAACTTGCTGCGGAGTGGAGGCAAACATTTCATTCTGATGTAGTGGTGGATATTGTATGCTACCGTCGATTTGGGCATAATGAGATTGACGAGCCCTCCTTCACCCAGCCTAAAATGTACAAG GTGATTAGGAACCACCCAAGTGCGCTTGAGATATATCAAAACCAGCTGTTAGAATCGGGGAAGATCTCCAAGGAAGATATTGACAAGATACACAAGAAGGTCAGCACCATACTGAATGAGGAATTCAAAAAGAGCAAAGACGATATCCCCAACAAGAGGGACTGGCTTTCAGCTTACTGGACTGGGTTTAAGTCCCCAGAACAGATTTCACGTATCCGAAACACCGG TGTCAAGCCAGAGATTCTAAAACGTGTTGGTGAAGCCATGACAACACTGCCAGAAACATTCAAACCTCACAGGGCTGTCAAGAAGATTTTTGATTTGCGTCGCCAAATGATTGAGACTGGGGAAGGCATTGACTGGGCAGTGGGTGAAGCACTTGCTTTTGCAACTCTTATAATTGAGGGGAACCATGTCAGGTTAAGTGGCCAGGATGTTGAGAGAGGTACATTCAGCCACCGCCATTCTGTCATCCATGACCAAGAAACTGGAGAGCAGTACTGCCCACTTGATAATCTTGTCATGAACCAGAATGAGGAACTATTTACTGTAAGCAACAG TTCCCTGTCAGAATTTGCTGTTCTGGGCTTTGAGTTAGGTTATTCAATGGAGAACCCAAACTCACTGGTTTTATGGGAAGCACAGTTTGGCGATTTTTCAAATGGGGCTCAAGTGATATTTGATCAGTTCATTAGTAGCGGAGAGGCAAAATGGCTCCGCCAGACTGGGCTTGTTGTCTGCCTTCCTCATGGATATGACGGTCAAGGGCCTGAACATTCTAGTGCGAGAATGGAGCGCTTCCTTCAG ATGAGTGATGATAACCCCTATGTTATACCTGAGATGGATCCAACACTGAGGAAGCAAATCCAGGAGTGCAACTGGCAGGTCGTGAATGTCACAACTCCTGCAAACTATTTCCATGTGCTGCGTCGCCAG ATACACCGGGATTTCAGAAAGCCTTTAATTGTGATGTCTCCAAAGAATCTCCTCCGTCACAAGGACTGCAAATCCAGTCTATCTGAATTCGATGATCTTGCTGGTCACCCTGGATTTGATAAGCAAGGGACACGCTTCAAGCGTCTAATAAAAGACCGGAATGACCATAAGGACCTTGAGGAAGGAATCAGACGTCTAGTTCTTTGTTCTGGAAAG GTGTACTATGAATTGGATGAAGAAAGAAAGAAGTCGGATTCCAATGATGTCGCAATATGTAGAGTTGAGCAGCTCTGTCCATTCCCCTATGACCTCATTCAGCGCGAGCTGAAGAGATATCCAA ATGCCGAGATTGTTTGGTGCCAAGAAGAACCGATGAACATGGGGGCGTATACCTACATCAATCCTCGCCTGCTGACTGCGATGAGGGCGCTCGGTCGTGGCAGCATAGATGATATCAAGTATGTTGGAAGGGCCCCTTCTGCAGCCACAGCTACAGGTTTCTATACTGTCCATGTGCAGGAGCAAACTGAGCTCGTGAAGAAGGCGCTGCAGCGAGACCCCATCAAGTCTCCGCTCTGA